CGCTGAGGGTGACGGCGTGGCCGTGGCCGTCGCAGAAGGCGGGCTTGACGTCGCCGAGGCCGACGGAGTCGAGGAAGTTGGCGTCGAAGAAGTTGGCGGGGCACTGCTGGTTCCCGACGGGCTGGGGCTTGGCCCGCAGGCAGCAAGAAGGAGCAGCGCAGCGGCTGCCGTCGTCGTCACAAGTCCGGTTTTGATGCGCTGAGTCCACATGGGCACCAGCCTTGCCCCGGCCCTGATCCGAGTCAATTCAGCCACGGTCAGGAGTGCGGATTGGCGCCCGGATTGTGATCTTCCGGGCGCCAATCCGCTTTCAACTACTTGGTGTCGGCTTTGGCCACGGCCGGCTTGGCGGAGCGGCTGCGGAAGAACGCAGCACCGCCCAGACCCAAGCCAGCGATGCCGGCGATCAGGCCAGCCCAGCTTCGCGCCTGCGAGCCGTCGTCAGTCACAGCGGCGGCCTGCTCGGTGGAGACGGCTTCTGCAGCGTGGTGGTCGCCTGCGGTATCGGCTGCCGTGATGGTGACTGACGGCGCCGGTGCCTTGAGATCGTGCGGGTCCTGGCCCTCCTTGGCGATCTCGGACCAGTCTGTCTGGCCCGTCTCGCAGGTCTGCAGCGTGGGGAAGTAGATGGTCTTGCCCGCTGCGTCCGGCAGCTTGACCGACAAAACAAGGGCGTCGCGCAGGTGCGGATCCAACGGCGCCTTGGCCGTGTAAACGATCTGGCTTGTGCGCTTGGTGATGGTGGTGCCGTCATCGAGCTTCTTGGGCTCAGCGAGTGTCTCCGTGACCTTTTCCACGGTCCAGTTGGGGTTGACGGTCGGCTGAGCGTCGTTCAGTTCCTCAGGGAGTGAAATGGCCACTTTGGTGGTGCCGGACGTGTCGCAACCGTGGGGGATTCCAAAGGTCACCAGCGCGTACGAGTTAGCTGCGGTCTTGTTGGGGTCGGCGCCGACGTGGGCGGATGCTCCGGCCAGACCGGCCATCATCAGGGCAGCGGTTCCACCGGCAACGGCGGTAGCGGACAGGGTGCGACGAATCGAGGATTTCATGGGATGTGCCTTTCGGGGGCGCCAGATGAAGCGGCGCGGGGGGTACGGGTTTGAGGCCCGTCACCATGCAAAGGCTGTGCTGTTGCAGCGCGTGGTTTGTTGTGCGCAGAAGGTGCCGGGCGGAACTAAGGAAGTACGACGACGGCGGGCGGGCCGCGGCGGCTGTCTTGCCTAAGGTTCCGCCAAGGGCGGGGGACAAAGACGTTGGGTGTGCCGACCGCGACAGGCGAGGCGCCGGCGTCGGGCCTGAACACCAAAGTTGGCAGGGCGAGCAGCGGCCGCAGCCAGGCGGCGAGCTGCCACAGGGCATCCTCACCCTTGGCCAGGACGACGGCAGAAGCGATGGTGGCGAGCACGTGGCCCACAAACATCATGGTGCCGAAGGCTGTGCCGAGTTCATGAGTGTGCGTCGCCGCTACGTCCAGCCCGGAGCTCAACGGTTCAGCGCCGAGGTGGTGATTTGTCCCCTGCACGTTGGCCGTGATCGGGCTCAAGGCCGTGAAGGCTTCGTGGAGTGCCAACTGTCCCGCGCCCAAGAGCCCCGCCATGGTGAAAAGGTTCAGCTTGAACCGGGTGGCAAGTGTGGCAGCCAGGGCCGTCAGCGCAACGAGCGCCAGCAGGACCGGTGCTGTGGGGAGTTCTCCGCCGCCTATGATGTGGGCCCCTGCAGCAAGGAGAACCACCACAATCGAGACGGCGCCCGACCGCAACGCATGAAAGGGTGCCCGGGACTGCGATGTGCGCACGGGTCCTCCCTCATCTGGCTGTTTGATTGATCGGCGTCTTGATTCTATCGGGAGTTCGGCGCGGGCCTGGCCTCGGATGGGTGCGTACGTGCACGTTCCTGCGTTCCTCCCCTGTTACCTCCGGCTTTCCGGTGCTCGCCATGCCCGGACTCCTGGAATTCCGCGGTACGCCTGGGGTGAGGGCTGAAGTAACCGGGAAGGAACGTAGGCCTAGCGCTGGGCCCATCGAGCGAAGGTTGGTTTCGGTGGCTCCGGAACGTTTGTCGAGCCCGCGGGTGAACGTCGACGGCGGAGCTCAAGTTTCAGGCTTTCCTCACCGCGTGCCATGGCCCAGTGATGGTTGGCAGAGAACGCCGGTTTGAAGAGCCAACTCAGGCGGCGAAGCAAGGGCTTGGCTGCGCTGACCCGCCAGTCGTAGGTGATAACAACCTCGGGACCGTCGGTCTCGAAAGTCCAGCGGCCTGTGCCGTTGAGGTCCCCTTCAGCGGTGAGCGCGAAGCCGTCGAGGGTCACCGGTTCGGTAATGGTGAGCCGCCACCGCAAGGTGTACGGGAGCCAGCCCTTGGTATGAAGGTCGAAGGTCGCGCCCACGCCATCGGGTCCGCCTTGCGCTACGGGCGTCACCGTGAGGTAGACAGCGGGCCACCACTGTTTGAGGGCCGCGGCGTTGCCCAGGATGTTAACGACTTCCTCGCGTGTGCCCGCCACACGCCACACGGTGACGAATGCGTAGTCGGTGCTTTTGGCTTTTCGCTGGGCCATTGTTGCCTCCGCGGTCCGTGTCGGTTCCGAGGGTGTCTTACGGCATCCGGGAACAATCTACGCCTGCCAACGCCGAAGGGTTAGATCTCGGGGCTTTGGGCCGCCCAAAGTGCCGAGATTCCGCCCTTCGTTGCGATAGTCACTGAACGCCGAGGTCTGAAGGTGGTCGGATTCATGGCCGCCTATCGGGTTTTTGCTCGTGAGGGGTGCCGACTACCTCTAACGCGAGGTTGGTTCGATTTCCTTTGGCCCGATCCAAAACCACGCGATAGCCCCAAGAACAGGCGCAACCAGGACGATAAGAATCCAAATGGCTCGCGTCATAGGGTCGAAGGCCGGGCGCTGCGCAATCTGAACTACAGCCTTAACCATGAGTGCAGTCATCGCGAGACCAACGGCGCCCATCAACAGTACGACCCAGAATGGACCCGCGTCGTAACCAATTCTCATGCTTCCCCCAACAAGGCAGCGGACGGCGGAGCCGGCCAGCGTATCTTCGCTTGGACCTCACCGTACTCGTCCAGTCAGGGATGACAAAGGTGCTTAGTGGTGGACCATGAGCGACACGAAGCAAGAGCCTCCCCGGCTTGGTGTGGCTTGCAACGCAGACTCCTTGTTCGGCCCCCTGTATCTGTACCCGGAGACGGGGATGGGAAAGGGCGAAGTCTTCGTCGCAACGTCTGGGTCTGCGCGGGCGTTCGGGAAGGAACGGAGTGTGCCGCTCAGGGCATTCGCCTGCCGGCAGTGTGGCAACCTTCAGCTCATCGCTGCAGACCCT
This genomic interval from Paenarthrobacter aurescens TC1 contains the following:
- a CDS encoding putative nuclear export factor GLE1 family protein (identified by match to protein family HMM PF07987), whose translation is MKSSIRRTLSATAVAGGTAALMMAGLAGASAHVGADPNKTAANSYALVTFGIPHGCDTSGTTKVAISLPEELNDAQPTVNPNWTVEKVTETLAEPKKLDDGTTITKRTSQIVYTAKAPLDPHLRDALVLSVKLPDAAGKTIYFPTLQTCETGQTDWSEIAKEGQDPHDLKAPAPSVTITAADTAGDHHAAEAVSTEQAAAVTDDGSQARSWAGLIAGIAGLGLGGAAFFRSRSAKPAVAKADTK
- a CDS encoding hypothetical protein (identified by Glimmer2; putative), whose protein sequence is MRTSQSRAPFHALRSGAVSIVVVLLAAGAHIIGGGELPTAPVLLALVALTALAATLATRFKLNLFTMAGLLGAGQLALHEAFTALSPITANVQGTNHHLGAEPLSSGLDVAATHTHELGTAFGTMMFVGHVLATIASAVVLAKGEDALWQLAAWLRPLLALPTLVFRPDAGASPVAVGTPNVFVPRPWRNLRQDSRRGPPAVVVLP